CCGCTCGGTAGTTCGCACTTTCCGAAACCCAAATTTTTGAAGCCATTTCGGCAAGTTTGTGCTTGATCGCACCAAACCTTCCAATTGAAATACCAAATTGCTTACGCTCATTTGCATAGTTCGCAGCATGGTTTACAATTCCTTTAGAACCTCCTACTGCCGCAGCACCAAGTTTGATTCTACCTACGTTCAAAATATTAACTGCAATCTTAAATCCATTTTGACGGTCAGAGAGCATGTTTTCTACTGGCACAAGGCAGTCATTGAAAAATACCTGACGAGTGTCAGATCCTTTGATACCCATTTTGTGCTCAGGCTCATTCATGGTGATTCCACCATATGTTTTTTCTATCAAAAACGCTGAGAGGTTCTTATCATCTTCTATTTTGGCAAAAACAATGAAAAGGTCCGCAAAACCACCATTTGTGATCCACATTTTTTGACCATTGATTTTATAGTGCTTGCCATCAGTAGTCAATTCTGCTTTAGTTTTTCCCGAGTTTGCATCAGATCCTGAATCTGGCTCTGTTAAACAATATGCAGCCTTGAATTCTCCTGAGGCCAATAATGGCAGGTATTTCGATTTTTGTGCTTCGTTTCCGTAATAGAGTATGGGTAATGTTCCTATTCCTGTGTGTGCACTTTGAGCAACAGAAAATGAGTGACCTCCACCCAAAACTTCAGCAACAAGCATTGATGTATTGAAATCCATTCCAAATCCACCATACTCCTCTGGTACTGCCGCTCCTAATAATCCTAACTCACCAGCTTTATCCATCAATGAAGAAATGAGCTCTGGAGATTTAGCATTATCAATCTCGTCTAAAATTGGGTGAATTTCAGTTCTTAGAAAATCGCGACATGTGTCTGCAATCATCTTTTGCTCCTCCGTAAATTCTTCTGGTATAAAAATATCTTTAGCAGAAGTTTCTTTGATCAAGAACTCTCCACCTTTTATCGATGCTTTTTCTGTTAGGGTTTCCATATAATTAATATCCTTTAAACACAATTAATAGTATGCTTGCATACTGTTTACAAAGAAAACAATAGAAATAATGTTATGCAAGCATACTAATAAAAATATTTTCAAGTAATCTCCTGCACTTTAGGAAAGGCAAAAAATGACCAATACAAGTTTTGATGAATGCTTTAATAGTAGGAAAGAAGAGTTAATTCTCTACTCTTGGGAAAAAGCTACGCTTGAAGTTCTTTCGGCAATTTAGAATCTCGTAGTTGAGGTCGTAATCGCTAGCATGAAGCACAAAGTCATTGCCGAGTTTGCAAAATTCCATAAAGTCGTCAAGTTCTTGGCCTTCAAGGCTAGTAAGTACTGCTACTTTGCGTTTGTTGTATCTAAGTGATACATAGAATCGTTTAAGGTCTTGATACTCTAATTCGGCAGCTTTTCTGTTTGCTTTACCTTCTTTGCTCCATAAGTCATAAAGAGCATCTATCGAAATCCCTATTCCACCAGCACCTGTAGATAGTGGAGCCGTACTTACAACATTGCCAATGATATCTCTTTTCATGCTAGCCGCATTAGGTGTTTCGCTCAAAAAACGCCTGATTTCTTTTTCTAAAGTCTCGTTTCTTTTATCAGTAACAACAACTTCATCAAGTGCTATGGCTTGCTGGTCTAGCTCAATTCTAATGTTTTTCATTCCCTGTTTCCATAGAATGCCTAATCTGCCAAAACCCACGCCGGTTGCAATGAGTGAATCTCCATCTGCAGCTCGAGTATAGAAATCACCGTCAGAGTTAGTGACTACTACACTTTTGGTTCGAGTATTTGTTATGGTGATAGAACTTGCGGGGTTCTTGCTCTTATGATTGATTACTTTCCCAAATACAGACCATTCTTTTTGAGCTAAAGACTCCTGTGAGATTCCGAAAAGTAAAAAGAAAAATATTAGGGATTTAAATATCCTGAAGGATACCATCGAGTACGAGCTTGTGCGGCTTACCGTTTTGAGTAAGAACGAAATAGGCTTTATCACCAAACTGAACTCCTTTTGCATATTTTTTTGGCACTTTTACAAGCTCAGGAAATTGCTCAAACTTTTCTGCTTTCATTCCCTTAGCATCGTATTCTTGGATTCCCCAGTAAGTAGAAAGGTCCCCCAAGTCTTCAATAACGCTACTTAAACTGTATTTCGTTGCTTTTTGATTGTTATTTTCTGTTAAATTAATCCCAATTGCTACCTTTTCTCCATTTTCAAGTTCTACATTTCGGATCAAAAGATCAAAAAGGCAGCGAGTATTTTCGGGAATAGACTGATAAGCTTCAATGGTTTTATCCAAATAACTTTCAGTTACGATAGCTTGAAAAGCAAATAAGATAATTTGAAAATTGAACTTCCGTAGTCCCATTTTCTCACGATCATTTCCGTTACCACCCGACTCAATCAAGATAAGGCTACTTCCCCATTTCTGAATGTTATCACCAAATGCTCTCGGCTCAAATTCGTCTGAAAACCTCCCTACTCTGTTGGGTATGTTGTTTTGCAAATACTCATTCATTGCGACTATCAACTGAGCCGCTTTTGTACGATTTTCGTTCCAAGAACGATCTTGATTATACGCCGTAGCTAAGAAAGTTATTGCTGCCTGATTGGGTGTAAATCCTGCAGCATATTTTACGTCTTGGTCATGAAGGTTGAATGAGAAGTCTGGTTTGATATCGTTTTGAAGTTTCACCAACAACTTTGATTCTGGACATACTCGATCAAGTGCATCCCTATTCATATCAACTTGCTGAGCTGTTCTTCTTTGGAATCTCTCTGCTCCATCTGGGTTTATCATTGGGACAAAATAGAGAGTGAGCTTTTGAGCTAATGAATTTTTAAAATCATGCTCGCTTTCGCTTTCCAAAAAGTTAAAAATATCAAACAAGGCCATCGTTGCCGTTGCCTCATTCCCATGCATTTGAGACCAAAGCAATACTTTTATTGGCCCGTTTCCATACCTCACCTGATAAATAGGTCTTCCTTCGAATGACTCCCCAATTTGGCTTTTATCAAGCTTTTTATTAAGAATCAACCTCTCAATATCCTTATGCTTGAACCTACGATGTGTAAGTTTCGATTCTTTATATTCTTCGTACGAATTCAGGATTGCTTTCATCTATAATGGATCAAAAGGTGCTTTAGTTTAAAACCAAAACAACGAAACCGTTCTCTTCTTCCATGGAAACTACTTTTCCATAACCGCTGTGCTTGACTCTGTATCCTTTATTTTCTAGCAATGGCAAAGCGTCTCTCAATACGAGGCCATTTACATTTGGCAACTTTGTCTTTTCATTTAGCTCTTGCCAAAAGGGTTTGTTGTTCTTTGAGGCTAATCGACTAAACTCACCCTTTGGTTGTTCTTCTGTTTCAATTTGAAACTTTTCGGCAATCTCCATTAAGTCATTTGTATGTCCTGCCTTTTGTTGGTTTGCGAGCATTTTTGTTTTTGAAGAAAGCTTCTTTGATGGGTGAATTTCTACATCGTATGCAAAAATCCTATCAGCAATTTTGCGAAAAACTGGTGCACACACATCGCCGGCATATTGCAGGTCACCTCGCGGTTGATCAATCACAACCAAGCATGAGTACTTAGGGTTATCTGCCGGGAAATAGCCTATAAACGAAGTATAGTATTTGCCTTTTTGGTAGACACCATTTTTCCTTTTCTGAGCCGTTCCCGTTTTTCCCGCTACTGTACAGTATCCTTTACTTATTCCTTTGGCAGTTCCTCGCTCAGTTACTCCTGATAACATAGCTTGAGCAAAGTTTATGCTTTGTTTAGAGCAAAATCTACTGCTCATTTTATTTGCCGAAAACGTCGTAATCGTTTCGTCCGTATCTCTTATTTCTTTCACAATAATGGGCTGTATCCAATATCCATCATTGGCAACAGCATTGTAAAAAGTAAGCATTTGTAAGGGCGAAATACTCATTTCATAACCAATACTCATCCAAGGAAAGGTAGTGTTACTGTATGTTTTATCCTTGCTCGTTTTAATGTAAGGTTTTTTCTCTCCCTTCAACTGAAAACCAACAGGTTGATTAAGCTTAAAGTCTTCTAAGTATTCCAAATACTTATCATACGACTTGAAACCAAATACCCTTCTTACCAATTCATATACGCCAATATTACATGATTGCTCAAAAACCTGCTGTACCGTCAAATTACCATGCTCGTGAGAGCAAGTGAAATTTGCATTGCTATTGTGTCTTAATATTCCTCTACAGTCTACCGCAAAATCTGTTGGTTTTAGGCTACCCTCTTCCAAAAGTGCTAACATCGTTGCAAGCTTGAAAGTACTACCTGGATCTGTTCTACCCAAAACCGCGTGGTTCTCGTCTTCCAAATAATGAATATTATCTCCTCGCTGTCTCCTAGTCAAGTTTGCAATGGCTCTCACTTCTCCAGTAGCAATCTCCATTACGATGGCTGTTCCGTAGTTAGCATTGGTGGCTATCACTTGGTTTCTTAATGTACTTTCCACAATATCCTGAAAATTAACATCAATGGTTGTCACTACGTCATTTCCAGGTACCGCTTGTTGCTCATTCCCAGACTCCACTGGCAACCAATAGCCACCAGGTAACCTTTCAAACTCGCCTTTCCCATCTTTACCTGCTAAGTAATTATTGAAACTATATTCTATGCCAAATAGGCCTTTTCTTTTAGTTTTAGCATCCAGCTTACCCACTGATCGCATGGCCATTGAGTTAAATGGCATGAATCTATTTTCTTCCCGATCAAATTTACCTCCACCTTTATGCTTTCCTTCTCGAAAAAGAGGGAAAGTCTCTATAATCTCTTTCTCTTCGTGAGATATTTTCCTGTCGCCTATGCCAACATACCTTCTTTTCTTGGTGTTGCGAGCCTGAACCATTAGGTCTTTATAAGACGCCTTACTCCTATCTTTGAAAAACTTGGAAAGTAAATAACTCAACGAGTCTACACTCTCCTTGAACAATTCATCATTGGCTTGTAATGGATCAAGTCCCGCCTTATATATAGGTACTGATGTTGCGAGTAAACTTTTGCCATCATTGGCATAAATATTACCTCGCATAGCGGGTACAGAGCGTTCTTTTATAAGTGTTTTTTCTCCACTTTCTACAAAGCTTTGCTCTCCTGTTTGGAGTTTAAAAATACGCCCCAAAATTACTAGTCCAAGACAAATGAGAAAACCCATTACCCATTTTGACCTACCTTTGATCTGGCCTTTTATTCCAACTTTTTTCTGTCGCATGAGTGTAGATTAATCTTGAACAACAATTTTAATTGGGGGCTCAATGTTGGTGTCCATTCCTATGGACGACATTTTTTTAGAAATTTCAGAGTGCTTACTCTCAAACATATATCCAGCCTTATTGGTGATATAGGCCGCACGCATTTCCTTCATTTTGACTTCAGATTTTTCCATTCGCACGATAAGTGTTTCAATATTGTGCTGGAAAAAAATGTATATCATGATCAAACCGAAAACCCAGCCAACTTTCTTGACAGATTTTGCAGGAAGAAGACCATGCTCTTCAAAACTTGCTTTTAGATTTTTAACAAAGTCGAATTCGGGAAACGAAAACTTAAAACGAGACGAATTGTCCCTTCTTGGGGATTTGTTTTTTTGGGCAAACATAATTATTAGATGTCGTTTTGGTTAAACAACTAGCACGTGATTTCAAAGATAGCTAAAGCTCAAGAAAAAACTAAATCAATTTCCATGCATTTTTCCCAAAGTATAATTTCTAGCGGAAATTAGATCATTCACTTTGTTTCTCCGCAATACGAAGTTTTGAGCTTCGTGCACGAGGATTTTCGGCCTTTTCCATATCACTAGCTTCTATAGGTTTTCTAGTTACACCAACAAGTGGCTTGATAATATTGCCATAAAAATCTTTCTCTATTTCACCCTCAACCTTACCACTTCTAATAAAATTCTTGACCATTCTATCCTCTAAAGAATGGTATGACATCACTACCAATCTGCCGTTTTCATTCAATATCTCTGGTGTTTGAAGCAAAAACTCTTCTAAAACCGCCATTTCCTCATTGACTTCTATTCTTAAAGCTTGAAAAACCTGAGCCCAATATTTGAATTCTTTGTGTCTTGGAGTACATGGCTCTAGAGCCTTTTTAAGTTCTTCAATTGTTTTGATTTCTGATCCGCTTCGAGCTCTTACAATCTCACTTGCCGCAGTACGAGCGTTTTTTATTTCACCGTACATCCCTAGTATTTTATGAAGCTCTTTTTCGCTATAATTATTGATAATTTTGCGAGCAGTGATGTCTCCTTTTTGGTTCATTCTCATGTCCAAATCTGCATCAAAACGAGTAGAAAATCCCCGCTCTGGTGTGTCAATTTGGTGAGAAGAAACGCCTAAGTCTGCAAGAATTCCGTCTACCTTTTTAACCCCATAAACTCTTAAAAACTTTTTGAGATACCTAAAGTTGGCCTGTACAAGAGTAAAACCTGGGTGAGTTATTTGCTCTGCATTTTTCTTGGCGTCTTCATCTTGATCAAAACCAAACAGCCTACCTGTTGTTAATTTTTCTAAAATAGCCCTACTGTGACCCCCTCCACCGAAAGTGACATCGACATAGATTCCATCTGGTTTGATATTTAGCCCGTCTAAACACTCTTGAAGCATGACAGGGCGGTGGTATTCGTAGTTTTCCATTCAATTATTTTATGACCTATTTTGAACCAAATAGGGCTTTAAAAGCTTACAAAGTTAATTAATTTAAATCCGTCGTTTTGATGATTCTTAAGTTTAAGTCAATTCTAGTTGGCTTCACGTTAGTTTTCCTTTTTCAAGCATGCTCTACCAAAAAAGATTTGCCCGTAGGA
This portion of the Spirosomataceae bacterium TFI 002 genome encodes:
- a CDS encoding Acyl-CoA dehydrogenase — translated: METLTEKASIKGGEFLIKETSAKDIFIPEEFTEEQKMIADTCRDFLRTEIHPILDEIDNAKSPELISSLMDKAGELGLLGAAVPEEYGGFGMDFNTSMLVAEVLGGGHSFSVAQSAHTGIGTLPILYYGNEAQKSKYLPLLASGEFKAAYCLTEPDSGSDANSGKTKAELTTDGKHYKINGQKMWITNGGFADLFIVFAKIEDDKNLSAFLIEKTYGGITMNEPEHKMGIKGSDTRQVFFNDCLVPVENMLSDRQNGFKIAVNILNVGRIKLGAAAVGGSKGIVNHAANYANERKQFGISIGRFGAIKHKLAEMASKIWVSESANYRAGQNIDDLIMTLKAEGKTDAEAKLQALEQFAIECAIMKVHGSEVLDYTADEGVQIYGGMGYSADAPMDRAYRDSRINRIFEGTNEINRLLILDMLLKRAMKGELDLMGPAQEVAKEIMSVPSFGGPDDEMFAAEKAVIRNLKKAALMISGAAVQKFMMKLSHEQEILMACADMVIEIYVAESALLRLEKLVSAQGEEALSLQKDMVMVNLHNAVAKCNVAGREAIQSFAEGDELRVMLMGLKRFTKIEPMNTKDARRRIADALLADGKYIF
- a CDS encoding cell division protein FtsI (penicillin-binding protein 3), translating into MRQKKVGIKGQIKGRSKWVMGFLICLGLVILGRIFKLQTGEQSFVESGEKTLIKERSVPAMRGNIYANDGKSLLATSVPIYKAGLDPLQANDELFKESVDSLSYLLSKFFKDRSKASYKDLMVQARNTKKRRYVGIGDRKISHEEKEIIETFPLFREGKHKGGGKFDREENRFMPFNSMAMRSVGKLDAKTKRKGLFGIEYSFNNYLAGKDGKGEFERLPGGYWLPVESGNEQQAVPGNDVVTTIDVNFQDIVESTLRNQVIATNANYGTAIVMEIATGEVRAIANLTRRQRGDNIHYLEDENHAVLGRTDPGSTFKLATMLALLEEGSLKPTDFAVDCRGILRHNSNANFTCSHEHGNLTVQQVFEQSCNIGVYELVRRVFGFKSYDKYLEYLEDFKLNQPVGFQLKGEKKPYIKTSKDKTYSNTTFPWMSIGYEMSISPLQMLTFYNAVANDGYWIQPIIVKEIRDTDETITTFSANKMSSRFCSKQSINFAQAMLSGVTERGTAKGISKGYCTVAGKTGTAQKRKNGVYQKGKYYTSFIGYFPADNPKYSCLVVIDQPRGDLQYAGDVCAPVFRKIADRIFAYDVEIHPSKKLSSKTKMLANQQKAGHTNDLMEIAEKFQIETEEQPKGEFSRLASKNNKPFWQELNEKTKLPNVNGLVLRDALPLLENKGYRVKHSGYGKVVSMEEENGFVVLVLN
- a CDS encoding 16S rRNA (cytosine1402-N4)-methyltransferase, with product MENYEYHRPVMLQECLDGLNIKPDGIYVDVTFGGGGHSRAILEKLTTGRLFGFDQDEDAKKNAEQITHPGFTLVQANFRYLKKFLRVYGVKKVDGILADLGVSSHQIDTPERGFSTRFDADLDMRMNQKGDITARKIINNYSEKELHKILGMYGEIKNARTAASEIVRARSGSEIKTIEELKKALEPCTPRHKEFKYWAQVFQALRIEVNEEMAVLEEFLLQTPEILNENGRLVVMSYHSLEDRMVKNFIRSGKVEGEIEKDFYGNIIKPLVGVTRKPIEASDMEKAENPRARSSKLRIAEKQSE
- a CDS encoding Zinc carboxypeptidase, producing MKAILNSYEEYKESKLTHRRFKHKDIERLILNKKLDKSQIGESFEGRPIYQVRYGNGPIKVLLWSQMHGNEATATMALFDIFNFLESESEHDFKNSLAQKLTLYFVPMINPDGAERFQRRTAQQVDMNRDALDRVCPESKLLVKLQNDIKPDFSFNLHDQDVKYAAGFTPNQAAITFLATAYNQDRSWNENRTKAAQLIVAMNEYLQNNIPNRVGRFSDEFEPRAFGDNIQKWGSSLILIESGGNGNDREKMGLRKFNFQIILFAFQAIVTESYLDKTIEAYQSIPENTRCLFDLLIRNVELENGEKVAIGINLTENNNQKATKYSLSSVIEDLGDLSTYWGIQEYDAKGMKAEKFEQFPELVKVPKKYAKGVQFGDKAYFVLTQNGKPHKLVLDGILQDI